A genome region from Festucalex cinctus isolate MCC-2025b chromosome 17, RoL_Fcin_1.0, whole genome shotgun sequence includes the following:
- the bccip gene encoding protein BCCIP homolog: protein MTSLSQNGVVLPVSVVPTGGRSQTRPPTNCARSNTRRMFVCSMASSAKKRAVGMGENPQESNDSSDESPGTDDGSTDEDSESFEEVVNEEVTVDFEAHAVSHNDFNGIKKLLQQLFLKAHVNTSEMTDIIIEQNHVGSVIKQAEVPEDSDDDDPDEVFGFITMLNLTERKGVQCMDQIKELILEQCEKSLGHVAAEQLEQMLGDTAKPVGLLLSERFINVPPQIALPLHMHLQDEISEAERTNKPSGKYHYYLMISKTCMQASKTVTGRGPDPKDEYMFINAEEEFFFEHAVSTFHFSVQDEADSCLSGRWSFDDVPMKPFRTVMLIPVERIPTIMDRLKEYLSV, encoded by the exons ATGACGAGTTTGAGCCAAAATGGCGTAGTGTTGCCGGTGTCGGTGGTACCGACAGGTGGTCGCTCTCAGACACGCCCACCCACAAACTGTGCTCGCTCGAACACTCGGCGCATGTTTGTTTGCAGCATGGCTTCGTCGGCTAAGAAGAGGGCAGTAGGTATGGGGGAAAACCCCCAGGAAAGCAATGACAGCTCGGACGAGAGTCCGGGGACAGACGACGGTTCCACCGATGAGGACAGCGAATCGTTCGAAGAGGTGGTTAATGAG GAGGTTACGGTGGACTTCGAAGCGCACGCCGTTTCGCACAATGACTTTAATGGCATCAAGAAGCTCTTACAACAG CTGTTTCTGAAGGCTCACGTCAACACGTCAGAGATGACCGACATCATCATCGAGCAGAACCACGTGGGAAGTGTCATCAAG caAGCAGAGGTGCCCGAAGACAGCGACGATGACGACCCGGATGAAGTGTTTGGCTTTATCACCATGCTGAACCTTACAGAACGGAAG GGCGTGCAGTGCATGGATCAGATCAAAGAGCTGATCCTGGAGCAGTGCGAGAAGAGTTTGGGCCACGTCGCCGCTGAGCAGCTGGAGCAGATGCTCGGCGACACCGCCAAGCCCGTCGGCCTGCTGCTGAGCGAGCGCTTTATCAACGTGCCGCCGCAGATCGCCCTGCCGCTGCACATGCACCTGCA GGATGAGATCTCCGAAGCGGAGCGTACCAACAAGCCCAGTGGGAAGTACCACTACTACTTGATGATCAGCAAGACCTGCATGCAGGCCAGCAAGACCGTTACTGGCAGAGGCCCGGACCCCAAGGACGAATACATGTTCATTAACGCTGAGGAGGAGTTCTTCTTTGAG CACGCCGTCTCCACGTTCCACTTCTCGGTGCAGGACGAGGCCGACTCGTGCTTGAGCGGCCGCTGGTCCTTCGACGACGTTCCCATGAAGCCGTTCCGCACGGTCATGTTGATCCCGGTGGAAAGAATTCCCACCATCATGGACAGACTCAAAGAATATCTCAGCGTCTGA
- the uros gene encoding uroporphyrinogen-III synthase, with amino-acid sequence MNVLLLKEPRDGDQPDPYIQEMASRDLKATLLPVLSFKFVSLNTLSEKLFQPEKHGGLIFTSPRAVEAVKMCLDEKREEWERTAKNKWNSKSVYVVGKATGTLVRRLGLNPLGEDTGTAEVLSRVIIEREDTNISPLFFPCGSIKREVLPMALRENGVPLETLTVYQTAEHPDLGKNLTDYFAAQGPPASVAFFSPSGVNFCLQVLRKLAGERLTQIKFAAIGPTTRDAMRAEGLSVCCTAEKPTAQHLAEAISKALK; translated from the exons ATGAATGTGCTGCTTCTGAAGGAGCCAAGAGATGGAGACCAGCCTGATCCTTACATCCAG GAGATGGCGTCACGTGACCTGAAAGCAACGCTTCTGCCTGTGCTATCATTTAAGTTTGTTTCACTGAACACCCTGTCAGAGAAG CTTTTCCAGCCAGAAAAACATGGTGGCCTCATATTTACAAGCCCGAGAGCCGTGGAAGCAGTGAAGATGTGCTTAGATGAAAAACGAGAAG AATGGGAGCGCACAGCGAAGAACAAGTGGAACTCAAAGTCTGTTTATGTGGTGGGCAAAGCGACGGGCACCTTAG TACGCCGTCTTGGTTTGAATCCGCTTGGTGAGGACACGGGGACGGCGGAGGTCTTGTCGCGTGTCATCATTGAAC GAGAGGACACCAATATATCCCCACTTTTCTTCCCCTGCGGCTCCATCAAACGAGAAGTCCTGCCTATGGCTTTGAGGgagaatg GGGTTCCCCTTGAGACATTGACTGTCTATCAAACAGCTGAGCATCCTGACTTGGGCAAGAATCTTACAGACTATTTTGCGGCACAG GGCCCCCCGGCTAGTGTGGCCTTCTTCAGCCCATCGGGAGTCAACTTCTGCCTGCAGGTCTTGCGTAAGCTGGCCGGCGAGCGGCTAACACAAATCAAG TTTGCCGCCATCGGGCCGACCACACGGGACGCCATGCGGGCGGAGGGTCTTAGCGTCTGCTGCACCGCAGAGAAGCCCACCGCGCAGCACCTGGCGGAGGCAATAAGCAAAGCGCTAAAATGA